Proteins encoded in a region of the Butyricicoccus intestinisimiae genome:
- the hydG gene encoding [FeFe] hydrogenase H-cluster radical SAM maturase HydG, translated as MYNVMSPKAEEFISDEEIRACLAYAEKNKNNRAVIEQILEKAAKMKGISHKEALVLLDCELDDENEKIYTLARKIKEEFYGNRIVMFAPLYLSNYCINGCEYCPYHAKNHHIPRKKLTQDEIRQEVIALQDMGHKRLALEAGEDPIHNPLEYILESIQTIYSIKHKNGAIRRVNVNIAATTVENYRKLKEAGIGTYILFQETYNKKSYEQLHPSGPKSDYAYHTEAMDRAMDGGIDDVGLGVLFGLNNYRYDFTGIIMHAEHLEAYKGVGPHTISVPRVRRADDIDPDVFDNGISDDTFAKIVACIRIAVPYTGMIVSTRESQASRERVLHLGISQISGGSRTSVGGYTEQERPEDTTQFEVDDRRTLDEVVHWLMDLGYVPSFCTACYRAGRTGDRFMSLLKSKQIVNCCHPNALMTLKEYLEDYASPDTRAVGEALIQKELRTIPNETVREKATAYIENIHEGQRDFRF; from the coding sequence ATGTATAATGTCATGTCGCCAAAGGCTGAGGAATTCATCAGCGATGAGGAAATCCGTGCCTGTCTCGCCTACGCAGAAAAGAACAAAAACAACCGCGCGGTCATCGAACAGATTCTCGAAAAGGCCGCCAAAATGAAGGGCATCTCGCACAAAGAAGCGCTCGTCCTGCTCGACTGTGAGTTGGACGATGAAAATGAGAAAATTTATACGCTTGCCCGCAAAATCAAAGAGGAATTTTACGGAAATCGCATCGTCATGTTCGCGCCGCTGTATCTGTCCAACTACTGCATCAACGGCTGTGAATACTGTCCTTATCACGCCAAAAACCACCATATTCCGCGCAAAAAGCTGACACAGGATGAAATTCGCCAAGAGGTTATCGCGCTGCAGGACATGGGACACAAGCGTTTGGCGCTGGAAGCCGGCGAAGATCCGATTCACAACCCGCTGGAGTATATTTTGGAGTCGATTCAGACCATTTACAGCATCAAGCACAAAAACGGCGCGATTCGCCGCGTCAACGTCAACATCGCCGCAACAACCGTTGAAAACTATCGAAAGCTCAAAGAGGCAGGCATCGGCACCTATATTCTGTTTCAGGAGACGTATAACAAAAAGTCCTATGAACAGCTGCATCCGTCCGGTCCGAAATCGGATTATGCCTATCACACCGAGGCCATGGATCGCGCCATGGACGGCGGCATTGACGATGTCGGCTTGGGCGTGCTGTTCGGTCTCAACAACTACCGCTATGATTTCACCGGCATCATCATGCACGCAGAGCATCTCGAAGCCTACAAGGGCGTCGGCCCGCACACCATCAGCGTTCCGCGCGTGCGCCGCGCCGATGACATTGATCCAGATGTCTTTGACAACGGCATTTCCGACGACACCTTTGCAAAAATCGTCGCCTGTATCCGCATCGCTGTTCCGTACACCGGCATGATTGTCTCCACCCGCGAGAGTCAGGCAAGCCGCGAACGCGTGCTGCATTTAGGCATCTCACAGATCAGCGGCGGTTCCCGCACAAGCGTCGGCGGCTACACCGAGCAGGAGCGTCCGGAAGATACCACCCAGTTTGAGGTCGATGACCGCCGCACACTGGATGAAGTCGTGCACTGGCTGATGGATCTCGGCTATGTACCGAGCTTCTGCACGGCATGCTACCGCGCCGGAAGAACCGGTGACCGCTTCATGTCTCTGCTCAAGAGCAAGCAGATTGTGAACTGCTGTCATCCGAACGCTCTGATGACGCTCAAGGAATATCTGGAGGATTACGCGTCTCCGGATACCCGCGCCGTCGGCGAAGCGCTCATCCAAAAGGAGCTGCGCACAATCCCGAATGAAACCGTACGGGAAAAAGCAACAGCATACATCGAAAACATCCACGAAGGTCAGCGCGATTTCCGCTTCTGA
- a CDS encoding TM1266 family iron-only hydrogenase system putative regulator, producing MEETRVAILAIVVESPEHIDQLNEILHEYRDYIIGRMGLPYEKRHISLISVAVDAPASIVSAMSGKIGMLDGVTAKSVYSKL from the coding sequence ATGGAAGAAACCCGCGTTGCGATTCTCGCCATCGTTGTAGAAAGTCCGGAACACATCGATCAGCTCAACGAGATTCTGCACGAGTATCGAGACTACATCATCGGCAGAATGGGTCTGCCGTATGAAAAGCGCCACATCTCGCTTATCAGCGTTGCTGTGGATGCACCGGCTTCTATTGTCAGTGCAATGTCCGGAAAAATCGGTATGCTGGACGGTGTGACGGCAAAATCCGTTTATTCCAAGCTGTAA
- a CDS encoding sporulation initiation factor Spo0A C-terminal domain-containing protein, whose product MLSLTRILIASDDSVFTRALSSAIESSAQLSITGIYSSGDGLTDTILHEQPDALLIDLMIPGINAFSLLKELHDLPAEQCPAIFVLSSFASPHTVAECDRLGVSFFLRKPVDLQALVELITRYGCVPRRFSSDSQQPSAHDISRRVTQIISSLQLPAHVAGYRYARECILMTLEDPSVADSVTKILYPAVARKYHTTWTSVERDIRNAVEIAWKRSGGRMAGFSSMRRPPNRELILTIADRVRYELHLDNHRELADEA is encoded by the coding sequence ATGTTATCGCTCACTCGTATCCTGATTGCATCCGATGATTCTGTGTTCACCCGTGCACTCTCATCCGCAATCGAGTCCTCAGCACAACTGTCAATCACCGGTATCTATTCTTCCGGCGATGGATTAACCGATACGATTCTACACGAACAGCCGGACGCCTTGCTGATTGATCTGATGATTCCCGGCATCAACGCCTTCTCGCTGCTCAAGGAGCTGCACGATTTGCCGGCGGAACAATGTCCCGCCATCTTCGTTCTCTCCTCCTTCGCCTCGCCGCATACGGTAGCGGAATGTGACCGGCTGGGTGTCAGCTTCTTTCTTCGCAAGCCCGTCGACCTGCAGGCTCTTGTAGAACTGATTACGCGATACGGCTGCGTTCCGCGGCGGTTTTCGTCGGACAGCCAGCAGCCCTCCGCGCACGATATCTCGCGCCGCGTCACCCAGATTATCAGCAGTCTGCAATTGCCAGCTCATGTCGCCGGTTACCGCTATGCCCGAGAGTGCATTCTTATGACGCTGGAAGATCCTTCTGTAGCGGATTCCGTCACCAAGATTTTGTATCCGGCTGTCGCACGGAAATATCACACGACATGGACCAGCGTAGAACGAGACATCCGAAACGCTGTGGAAATTGCTTGGAAGCGCTCCGGCGGGCGCATGGCCGGCTTCAGCTCGATGCGCCGCCCGCCAAATCGCGAGCTGATTCTAACCATTGCAGACCGCGTGCGCTATGAGCTGCATCTGGACAATCATCGGGAACTCGCGGACGAGGCATAA
- a CDS encoding sodium/proline symporter → MSNVIIVLAIVVYLAMMLYIGFIMSNKNKNTDDFYLGGRKLGPLVTAMSAEASDMSSWLLMGLPGVAYLTGIADATWTAIGLAIGTYLNWLLVARRIRVYTHTTNSITIPDFFADRYGDKKHILSSVAAVIIIIFFIPYTASGFAACGKLFNQLFGVNYMLAMIVSAAIIVGYCALGGFLAASTTDLIQSIVMTIAIVVVVIYATHMAGGIDAVLTNARALPGYLSLTSVYDPESGSASAYGALTSFSMLAWGLGYFGMPHVLLRFMATEDDKKIKTSRRIATVWVVISMAVAVFIGIAGLGMTKAGALPVLADPERIIITVAQLISSHGVLAAVIAGVIMAGILAATMSTADSQLLAASSSFSQNLLQDLFGIKLTQKQSILAARLTVVVIAIIAVFLARNPDSSVFKIVSFAWAGFGATFGPIVLLALFWKRSTLQGALSGMVVGGIMVFVWKFLIAPIGGVFGIYELLPAFVLALLVNVIVSLATPAPDADVLATFDEVNARLAGKK, encoded by the coding sequence ATGTCTAACGTTATCATTGTCCTTGCGATCGTTGTTTACCTCGCAATGATGCTGTACATCGGTTTCATTATGTCCAACAAGAATAAGAACACCGATGACTTTTACTTAGGCGGCCGAAAGCTCGGACCGCTGGTTACCGCCATGAGCGCGGAAGCCTCTGATATGAGCAGCTGGCTGCTCATGGGTCTGCCGGGCGTTGCCTACTTAACCGGCATCGCAGATGCCACTTGGACGGCAATCGGCCTTGCCATCGGCACCTATCTCAACTGGCTGCTCGTGGCACGCCGTATTCGTGTGTACACCCACACCACCAATTCCATCACGATTCCGGACTTCTTCGCGGATCGCTACGGTGACAAAAAGCACATTCTTTCTTCCGTTGCCGCTGTCATCATCATCATTTTCTTCATTCCGTACACTGCTTCCGGCTTTGCTGCCTGCGGCAAGCTGTTTAATCAGCTGTTCGGTGTGAACTACATGCTCGCCATGATTGTCAGCGCGGCAATCATTGTCGGTTACTGTGCACTGGGCGGCTTTTTGGCGGCCAGCACCACGGATTTGATTCAGTCCATTGTTATGACGATTGCCATTGTAGTCGTTGTTATCTACGCAACACATATGGCTGGCGGCATAGACGCCGTGCTCACCAACGCGCGTGCGCTGCCTGGCTATCTGAGCCTGACCAGTGTATATGATCCGGAGTCCGGTTCGGCTTCCGCTTACGGCGCACTGACTTCGTTCTCCATGCTGGCATGGGGTCTCGGCTACTTTGGCATGCCGCACGTTCTGCTGCGCTTCATGGCAACCGAGGACGACAAGAAAATCAAGACATCCCGCCGTATTGCAACCGTATGGGTTGTGATTTCCATGGCTGTTGCCGTATTTATCGGTATTGCCGGTCTGGGCATGACCAAGGCTGGCGCACTGCCGGTACTGGCTGATCCGGAGCGCATCATCATTACTGTTGCACAGCTCATCAGCAGCCACGGTGTTCTCGCCGCTGTCATCGCCGGCGTGATTATGGCAGGCATTCTGGCAGCTACCATGTCCACAGCGGACTCTCAGCTGCTCGCCGCCTCCTCCAGCTTCTCGCAGAATCTGCTGCAGGATCTGTTCGGCATCAAACTGACCCAGAAGCAGAGCATTCTGGCAGCTCGTCTGACCGTTGTTGTCATCGCGATTATCGCGGTATTCCTGGCACGCAATCCGGACAGCTCGGTATTTAAGATTGTATCGTTTGCTTGGGCAGGCTTCGGCGCAACCTTCGGCCCGATTGTTCTGCTGGCACTATTCTGGAAGCGTTCCACCCTGCAGGGTGCGCTGTCCGGTATGGTTGTCGGAGGCATCATGGTATTTGTCTGGAAGTTCCTGATTGCACCGATTGGCGGCGTCTTTGGCATTTATGAGCTGCTGCCGGCCTTTGTTCTGGCGCTTCTGGTTAATGTCATCGTCAGCCTCGCTACACCGGCTCCGGACGCAGATGTTCTTGCGACCTTTGACGAAGTAAACGCACGTCTGGCAGGCAAAAAATAA
- a CDS encoding TetR/AcrR family transcriptional regulator, with product MAKKDARNTKGRIVDAAWSLFYEKGYEGTTIEEIVERSETSKGSFYHYFDSKDALLSSLSYLFDAKYEQLMQDMDPEMNSFDKLMYLNHELFLMIENSVPMDLLAQMYSSQLITYGDRHLLNQSRTYYRVLRRIVIEGQNRRQLRTDVSVNEIIKAYAMLERAMIYDWCICNGDYSLYQYSGTELPLFLRAYKAQ from the coding sequence ATGGCAAAAAAGGATGCCCGCAACACCAAAGGGCGCATCGTCGATGCCGCATGGTCGCTATTTTACGAAAAAGGATATGAGGGGACAACAATCGAGGAAATCGTCGAGCGTTCCGAAACATCCAAAGGCTCTTTCTACCACTATTTCGACAGCAAGGACGCCTTGCTCTCCTCCCTCTCCTACTTGTTTGACGCCAAGTACGAACAGCTCATGCAAGACATGGATCCGGAGATGAACAGCTTTGACAAGCTCATGTATCTCAATCACGAGCTGTTTCTCATGATTGAAAACAGCGTGCCGATGGATCTGCTCGCGCAGATGTATTCCTCTCAGCTCATCACCTACGGAGACCGCCATCTGCTCAATCAGAGCCGCACCTACTACCGCGTGCTTCGCCGCATCGTCATCGAGGGACAAAACCGCAGGCAGCTGCGCACGGACGTTTCCGTCAATGAAATCATCAAGGCTTATGCGATGCTCGAGCGGGCGATGATATATGACTGGTGTATCTGCAACGGAGATTACTCTTTGTATCAGTATTCCGGTACAGAACTCCCGTTGTTTTTACGTGCGTATAAAGCCCAATAA
- the hisB gene encoding imidazoleglycerol-phosphate dehydratase HisB, with the protein MARTSTIERNTNETKIKLALNLDGTGKADIDSGVGFFDHMMNGFTRHGLFDVDLKVKGDLEVDCHHTIEDTGIVLGNAIREAVGDKKGIKRYGSCILPMDEALVLCAVDLSGRPYLVFDGEFTADRCGDMDTEMAREFFYAVSYGAAMNLHIKVLYGSNNHHIMEAMFKAFAKALDAATMYDERITDVLSTKGTL; encoded by the coding sequence ATGGCACGCACGAGCACAATAGAACGCAATACAAACGAAACCAAAATCAAGCTGGCGCTGAATTTGGACGGAACTGGCAAGGCCGATATTGACAGCGGCGTTGGGTTCTTCGATCATATGATGAATGGCTTTACCCGCCATGGGTTGTTTGACGTTGACCTCAAGGTAAAAGGGGATTTAGAGGTGGATTGTCATCATACCATCGAAGATACCGGCATTGTCCTCGGTAACGCCATCCGCGAGGCGGTTGGCGATAAAAAGGGAATCAAGCGCTATGGCTCCTGCATTCTGCCAATGGATGAAGCACTGGTGCTGTGCGCGGTAGATTTGTCCGGCCGTCCGTATCTGGTGTTTGACGGCGAGTTTACGGCGGATCGCTGCGGCGATATGGATACCGAAATGGCACGAGAGTTTTTCTATGCCGTATCGTATGGCGCTGCGATGAACCTGCATATCAAGGTGCTGTACGGCTCCAACAATCATCATATCATGGAAGCGATGTTCAAGGCGTTTGCCAAAGCGCTGGACGCTGCAACCATGTATGACGAACGCATTACGGATGTGCTGTCCACCAAGGGCACGCTGTAA
- the pdxT gene encoding pyridoxal 5'-phosphate synthase glutaminase subunit PdxT has product MAVGILALQGAFAEHAAVLDRLGVPHFEIRQKRDLEQPMDRLILPGGESTVMRKLLGELDLFEPLRQRIADGMPVFGTCAGLILLAKQVDGGTPCFATMDISVKRNAYGRQLGSFRTAQTFGKLGTLPMTFIRAPYIAAVHGDAQILASADGNIVAAQQDKQLVTAFHPELDESTAIHEYFLQIQ; this is encoded by the coding sequence ATGGCAGTAGGCATTCTGGCATTACAGGGCGCATTTGCCGAACATGCCGCCGTGCTGGACAGACTCGGTGTGCCGCATTTTGAAATTCGGCAGAAGCGGGACTTGGAACAGCCGATGGACCGGCTGATTCTGCCGGGCGGCGAGAGTACCGTCATGCGCAAGCTGCTCGGCGAACTGGATTTGTTCGAACCGCTCAGACAGCGCATTGCGGACGGCATGCCGGTATTTGGCACGTGTGCAGGGCTGATTTTGCTCGCCAAGCAGGTGGACGGCGGCACGCCGTGCTTTGCAACCATGGATATTTCCGTCAAGCGCAATGCCTATGGCAGACAGCTCGGCAGCTTTCGCACCGCGCAAACCTTTGGCAAGCTGGGCACGCTTCCCATGACGTTTATCCGCGCGCCGTATATCGCGGCTGTGCACGGCGATGCGCAAATTTTGGCATCGGCAGACGGCAACATTGTCGCCGCGCAGCAAGACAAACAGCTCGTCACGGCATTTCATCCGGAATTGGATGAAAGCACGGCGATTCATGAATATTTTCTGCAAATACAGTAA
- the pdxS gene encoding pyridoxal 5'-phosphate synthase lyase subunit PdxS, with translation MENRYQLNKELAQMLKGGVIMDVTTPEQARIAEQAGACAVMALERIPADIRAAGGVSRMSDPKMIRGIQEAVSIPVMAKCRIGHFVEAQVLEAIEIDYIDESEVLSPADDVYHIDKTQFKVPFVCGARDLGEALRRIEEGASMIRTKGEPGTGDVVQAVRHMRAMNAEIRRVQNLRADELFEAAKQLQVPVELLRYVHENGRLPVVNFAAGGVATPADAALMMQLGAEGVFVGSGIFKSGNPEKRAAAIVQAVTNYTDAKLIAKLSEDLGEAMVGINESEIALLMAERGK, from the coding sequence ATGGAAAACAGATACCAGTTAAATAAAGAGTTGGCACAGATGCTCAAGGGCGGCGTTATTATGGACGTCACCACACCGGAGCAGGCAAGAATTGCCGAGCAGGCAGGCGCGTGCGCAGTCATGGCACTGGAGCGCATTCCGGCGGACATCCGCGCAGCGGGCGGCGTGTCGCGCATGAGTGACCCGAAGATGATTCGCGGCATTCAGGAGGCTGTTTCCATTCCGGTCATGGCAAAGTGCCGCATCGGTCACTTTGTCGAGGCGCAGGTGCTCGAAGCGATTGAAATCGACTACATTGACGAGAGCGAAGTGCTTTCTCCGGCAGATGATGTATATCACATTGACAAGACCCAGTTCAAGGTACCGTTTGTATGCGGTGCACGCGATTTGGGCGAGGCGCTGCGCCGCATTGAGGAGGGCGCATCCATGATCCGCACCAAGGGCGAGCCGGGCACCGGCGACGTCGTACAGGCGGTTCGTCACATGCGCGCCATGAATGCAGAAATCCGCCGCGTGCAGAATCTGCGCGCAGATGAGCTGTTCGAGGCAGCCAAGCAGCTGCAGGTACCGGTAGAGCTGCTGCGTTATGTGCATGAAAACGGCAGACTGCCGGTTGTCAACTTCGCAGCAGGCGGCGTGGCAACACCGGCGGATGCTGCGCTGATGATGCAGCTGGGCGCAGAAGGCGTGTTCGTCGGTTCCGGTATCTTTAAGTCCGGCAATCCGGAAAAGCGCGCCGCAGCCATCGTGCAGGCTGTCACCAACTACACCGATGCCAAGCTGATTGCCAAGCTGTCTGAAGATCTGGGAGAAGCTATGGTCGGCATCAACGAAAGCGAAATTGCCCTGCTGATGGCGGAAAGAGGCAAGTAA
- the pdxR gene encoding MocR-like pyridoxine biosynthesis transcription factor PdxR, translated as MITYNLMNSGSDSLYAYLCKSIKRDILHGTLKPGERLPSKRTFASNLGVSVVTVENAYAQLIAEGYIYSIPKRGFYVADFSNLTAQPQKEIPAFSEEKIPLTGGDSSYFADFSSNQTSSDLFPFTIWSKVIREILNDSRVQLMTNSPCGGIFALRESIAQYLKDFRGMSVRPEQIIIGAGTEYLYGLLIQLLGSDRMYAVENPGYRKPERIYNSYHVPCARISMDEAGVQVPELERAGADIVHITPSHQYPTGIVMPISRRYELLAWASRKDGRYIIEDDYDSELRLSGQPIPTLHSIDMSGKVIYMNTFTKTLCSTVRISYMILPQPLLKPFYENLSFYSCTVSNFEQYTLARFIEEGKFESHVNRLRSHYRKKRDMFLEALHSSRLQDMAEISGSEAGFHFLLTLRTDVPQETVIARARSKSIKLVPLSAYYYGDAPEHVQNIYVMNFSSLEVSRAEEICKRLYACCG; from the coding sequence GTGATTACCTATAATCTCATGAACAGCGGGTCAGATTCGCTGTATGCTTACCTGTGCAAAAGCATCAAACGAGATATTTTGCACGGCACGCTCAAGCCGGGAGAGAGATTGCCGTCCAAGCGCACGTTTGCGTCCAACCTCGGCGTCAGTGTCGTTACCGTAGAAAACGCATATGCACAATTGATTGCAGAGGGATACATCTATTCCATCCCAAAACGCGGGTTTTATGTCGCAGATTTCAGCAATTTGACTGCACAGCCGCAAAAAGAGATACCGGCATTTTCCGAGGAGAAAATCCCGCTCACCGGCGGAGACAGCTCGTATTTCGCCGACTTTTCCAGCAACCAAACGTCTTCTGACCTGTTTCCGTTTACAATCTGGTCAAAGGTGATTCGGGAAATTCTCAACGACAGCCGCGTACAGCTCATGACAAATTCGCCGTGCGGCGGCATTTTTGCGCTGCGCGAAAGCATTGCGCAGTATCTCAAGGACTTCCGCGGCATGTCTGTGCGGCCGGAGCAGATTATCATTGGCGCGGGAACCGAGTATTTATATGGGCTGCTCATTCAATTGCTCGGCAGCGACCGCATGTATGCCGTGGAAAATCCCGGCTACCGCAAGCCGGAACGCATTTATAACAGCTATCATGTACCGTGTGCGCGCATTTCCATGGACGAGGCGGGAGTACAGGTGCCGGAGCTGGAACGCGCCGGAGCGGATATTGTGCATATCACGCCGTCACACCAGTACCCGACCGGCATTGTCATGCCAATCAGCAGGCGGTATGAGCTGCTCGCGTGGGCATCGCGCAAAGACGGACGGTATATCATCGAGGACGATTACGACAGCGAACTGCGCCTGAGTGGTCAGCCGATTCCAACGCTGCACAGCATTGACATGTCCGGCAAAGTCATTTATATGAATACATTTACGAAAACGCTGTGCTCAACCGTGCGCATCAGCTATATGATTTTGCCGCAGCCGCTGTTGAAACCGTTCTATGAGAATCTGTCTTTTTATTCGTGCACAGTCTCAAATTTTGAGCAATACACGCTGGCGCGCTTTATTGAAGAAGGAAAATTTGAATCGCATGTCAATCGTCTGCGCAGCCATTACCGGAAAAAACGGGATATGTTTCTCGAAGCACTGCACAGCAGCAGACTGCAGGACATGGCGGAGATTTCCGGCTCGGAAGCAGGCTTTCACTTTTTGCTGACGCTGCGCACGGATGTCCCGCAGGAAACCGTCATTGCGCGGGCGCGTTCCAAGAGCATCAAGCTTGTGCCGCTGTCTGCATATTATTATGGAGATGCACCGGAACACGTGCAAAATATCTATGTCATGAACTTTTCTTCGCTGGAAGTCAGCCGTGCAGAGGAAATCTGCAAGCGGCTGTACGCCTGCTGCGGATAG
- a CDS encoding aminoacyl-histidine dipeptidase, producing the protein MSVLNKLQPEGVFAIFEQLCAIPHGSRNTKAISDFCVKFAEQRGLRYIQDENNNVIIFAPASAGMEHAQPVILQGHLDMVCEKTPDCDLDMEKQGLRLQTDGEWVWADQTTLGGDDGIAVAYALAILDDASIQHPPLEVILTVDEEIGMLGAASIDLGQIGGRRLLNIDSEEEGVLLTSCAGGATVSCSIPMMWSVKKGLRVTVKIHGLRGGHSGTEIDKGRANANVLLGRFLNELDKEYPYALCTVDGGLKDNAIPRESTADMIISPDYLEELCAYAAKTQNAWREEFGENDPEIAVSVQEIGIDSHEVMFGDCRRNTLAVMSQLPNGVQAMSQEIEGLVQTSLNLGILKTDFRGVHMTFSVRSSINAEKDALMEQLADLMARYGGGAEINGEYPAWEYRKESKLRRIMTQVYTEQYGEAPKIQAIHAGLECGLLAGKLPDLDAISFGPDIEEIHTTRERLSIPSVQRTWNFILGVLKACK; encoded by the coding sequence ATGTCTGTTTTGAATAAGCTGCAACCGGAAGGTGTGTTTGCAATTTTTGAGCAGCTGTGTGCAATTCCGCACGGCTCGCGCAACACAAAGGCGATTAGCGATTTCTGTGTGAAATTCGCAGAACAGCGCGGTCTGCGCTATATACAGGACGAAAACAACAACGTCATTATATTTGCACCGGCGTCTGCGGGCATGGAACACGCCCAGCCTGTCATTTTGCAGGGACATCTGGATATGGTGTGCGAGAAAACACCGGACTGCGATTTGGATATGGAAAAACAAGGTCTGCGCCTTCAAACCGATGGCGAATGGGTTTGGGCAGATCAGACGACACTGGGCGGCGATGACGGCATCGCTGTCGCGTATGCGCTGGCGATTCTCGATGATGCCAGCATCCAGCATCCGCCGCTCGAAGTTATTCTGACGGTTGATGAAGAAATTGGCATGCTCGGCGCGGCATCCATTGATTTGGGACAGATTGGCGGCCGCCGTCTGCTCAATATTGATTCGGAAGAAGAAGGCGTTCTGCTCACGAGCTGCGCGGGCGGCGCAACGGTATCTTGCTCGATTCCGATGATGTGGAGTGTCAAAAAAGGTCTGCGCGTCACGGTCAAGATTCACGGCCTGCGCGGCGGTCATTCGGGCACGGAAATTGACAAGGGCAGAGCGAACGCCAATGTCCTGCTCGGACGATTCCTGAACGAGCTGGACAAGGAATATCCGTATGCGCTGTGTACCGTGGATGGAGGCCTCAAGGACAACGCAATTCCGCGCGAAAGCACAGCGGATATGATTATCTCTCCGGATTATTTGGAGGAGCTGTGTGCGTATGCCGCAAAGACCCAGAACGCATGGAGAGAAGAGTTCGGCGAAAACGATCCGGAAATTGCCGTTTCCGTGCAGGAAATCGGCATAGATAGCCATGAGGTCATGTTCGGAGACTGCCGCAGAAATACACTGGCTGTCATGAGTCAGCTGCCCAACGGCGTACAGGCGATGAGTCAGGAAATCGAAGGTCTGGTGCAGACATCGTTGAATTTGGGTATCTTAAAGACCGACTTCCGCGGCGTGCATATGACGTTCTCTGTGCGCAGCTCCATCAATGCGGAAAAGGACGCACTGATGGAACAGCTGGCTGACCTGATGGCGCGCTATGGCGGCGGCGCAGAAATTAACGGCGAGTATCCGGCTTGGGAATACCGCAAGGAATCTAAGCTGCGCCGCATTATGACGCAGGTATACACCGAGCAATACGGCGAAGCGCCAAAAATTCAAGCCATTCACGCGGGTCTGGAGTGCGGTCTGCTTGCCGGCAAGCTGCCGGACTTGGATGCCATCTCGTTTGGACCGGACATTGAAGAAATTCACACGACACGCGAGCGCTTGTCCATTCCGTCGGTACAGCGCACGTGGAACTTTATTCTTGGCGTCCTCAAGGCGTGCAAGTAA